The following coding sequences are from one Macaca mulatta isolate MMU2019108-1 chromosome 7, T2T-MMU8v2.0, whole genome shotgun sequence window:
- the PLCB2 gene encoding 1-phosphatidylinositol 4,5-bisphosphate phosphodiesterase beta-2 isoform X7 — MEFLDITSIRDTRFGKFAKMPKSQKLRDVFNMDFPDNSFLLKTLTVVSGPDMVDLTFHNFVSYKENVGKVWAEDILALVKHPLTANASRSTFLDKILVKLKMQLNSEGKIPVKNFFQMFPADRKRVEAALSACHLPKGKNDAINPEDFPEPVYKSFLMSLCPRPEINEIFTSYHAKAKPYMTKEHLTKFINQKQRDSRLNSLLFPPARPDQVQGLIDKYEPSGINVQRGQLSPEGMVWFLCGPENSVLAQDKLLLHHDMTQPLNHYFINSSHNTYLTAGQFSGLSSAEMYRQVLLSGCRCVELDCWKGKPPDEEPIITHGFTMTTDIFFKEAIEAIAESAFKTSPYPIILSFENHVDSPRQQAKMAEYCRTIFGDMLLTEPLEKFPLKPGVPLPSPEDLRGKILIKNKKNQFSSPTSSSKDPGGEAEGSSPRSAPAGEGTVWAGEEGTELEDEEVEEEEEEESGNLDEEEIKKMQSDEGTAGLEVTAYEEMSSLVNYIQPTKFISFEFSAQKNRSYVISSFTELKAYDLLSKASVQFVDYNKRQMSRIYPKGTRMDSSNYMPQMFWNAGCQMVALNFQTMDLPMQQNMAVFEFNGQSGYLLKHEFMRRPDKQFNPFSVDRIDVVVATTLSITVISGQFLSERSVRTYVEVELFGLPGDPKRRYRTKLSPSTNSINPVWKEEPFVFEKILVPELASLRVAVMEEGNKFLGHRIIPINALNSGYHHLCLHSESNMPLTMPALFVFLEMKDYVPGAWADLTVALANPIKFFSAHDKRSVKLKDIMGGLPEKPFPLASPVASQVNGALAPRSNGSPEPRTASLEELRELKGVVKLQRRHEKELRELERRGARRWEELLQRGAAQLAELGPRGAGGGGAGKLGPGKGSRKKRSLPCEESAGAAPGESPEGMDARVRELKDRLELELLRQGEEQYECVLKRKEQHAAEQISKMMELAREKQAAELKALKETAEIDTKEMKKKLETKRLERIQGMTKVTADKMAQERLKREINSSHIQEVVQVIKQMTENLEKHQEKLEEKQAACLEQIREMEKQFQKEALAEYEARMKGLEAEVKESVRACFRTCFPSETKDKPERDCECPPELCEQDPVVAKTDVQESRL; from the exons AGCCAGAAGCTCCGGGACGTCTTCAACATGGACTTTCCTGACAACAGCTTCCTGCTGAAGACGCTCACCGTGGTGTCTGGCCCGGACATGGTGGACCTCACCTTCCACAACTTCGTCTCCTACAAGGAGAACGTGGGCAAG GTCTGGGCTGAGGACATACTGGCCCTAGTCAAGCATCCGCTGACGGCCAACGCCTCCCGCAGCACCTTCCTGGACAAGAT CCTCGTGAAGCTCAAGATGCAGCTCAACTCTGAAGGGAAGATTCCAGTGAAGAA CTTTTTCCAGATGTTTCCTGCTGACCGCAAGCGGGTGGAAGCTGCTCTCAGTGCCTGCCACCTCCCTAAAGGCAAG AATGACGCCATCAATCCTGAGGACTTCCCAGAACCTGTCTACAAGAGTTTCCTCATGAGCCTCTGTCCTCGGCCAGAAATAAATGAGATCTTCACTTCTTA CCATGCTAAGGCCAAACCCTACATGACGAAGGAGCACTTGACCAAATTCATCAACCAGAAACAGCGGGACTCCCGGCTTAACTCCCTGCTGTTCCCGCCAGCACGGCCTGACCAGGTGCAGGGCCTCATCGACAAGTATGAGCCCAGTGGCATCAATGTGCAGAGGG GCCAGTTGTCACCTGAGGGCATGGTCTGGTTTCTCTGTGGGCCAGAGAACAGTGTGCTGGCCCAGGACAAGCTGCTGCTCCACCACGACATGACACAGCCACTCAATCATTACTTCATCAACTCGTCCCACAACACCTACCTGACAG CCGGCCAGTTCTCAGGCCTCTCCTCGGCTGAGATGTACCGCCAGGTGCTGCTGTCCGGCTGCCGTTGCGTGGAGCTAGATTGCTGGAAGGGGAAACCCCCTGACGAAGAGCCCATTATCACCCACGGCTTCACCATGACCACAGACATCTTCTTCAAA GAAGCAATTGAGGCTATTGCAGAAAGCGCCTTTAAGACCTCCCCGTATCCTATCATCCTGTCGTTTGAGAACCATGTGGACTC ACCCCGCCAGCAGGCTAAGATGGCTGAGTATTGCCGGACGATCTTTGGGGATATGCTGCTCACAGAGCCCCTGGAAAAGTTCCCA CTGAAACCAGGTgtccccctgcccagccctgagGATCTCAGGGGCAAGATCCTCATCAAGAACAAGAAGAACCAGTTTTCCAGCCCCACCTCCTCCAGTAAGGATcctggtggggaggctgagggcagcAGCCCACGCAGTGCCCCTGCAGGTGAGGGCACAG TGTGGGCTGGCGAGGAAGGGACTGAGCTGGAGGACgaggaggtggaagaggaagaggaggaggagtcaGGAAACCTGGACGAAGAAGAGATTAAGAAGATGCAGTCGGATGAG GGCACAGCGGGCCTGGAAGTGACGGCTTATGAGGAGATGTCCAGCCTAGTCAATTACATTCAGCCCACCAAGTTCATCTCCTTTGAGTTCTCTGCTC AAAAGAACCGAAGTTATGTCATCTCGTCCTTCACAGAACTCAAGGCATATGACCTGCTCTCCAAGGCCTCGGTGCAGTTTGTGGA TTACAACAAGCGCCAGATGAGCCGCATTTACCCCAAGGGAACCCGCATGGACTCCTCCAACTACATGCCCCAGATGTTCTGGAATGCTGGATGCCAGATGGTTGCCCTCAACTTCCAGACGATGG ACTTGCCCATGCAGCAGAACATGGCAGTGTTTGAGTTCAATGGGCAGAGCGGCTACCTCCTCAAGCACGAGTTCATGCGCCGGCCGGACAAGCAGTTCAACCCCTTCTCAGTGGACCGCATCGACGTGGTGGTGGCCACCACCCTTTCTATCACG GTGATCTCTGGGCAGTTCCTGTCAGAACGCAGTGTGCGCACCTATGTGGAAGTGGAGCTGTTTGGCCTTCCTGGGGACCCCAAGAGGCGCTACCGAACTAAGCTGTCACCCAGTACCAATTCCATCAATCCTGTCTGGAAGGAGGAGCCCTTTGTCTTTGAGAAG ATCTTGGTGCCTGAGCTGGCCTCTCTCAGGGTGGCTGTGATGGAGGAAGGCAACAAGTTTCTTGGACACCGCATCATCCCCATCAATGCCCTAAATTCTG GGTACCACCACCTGTGCCTACACAGTGAGAGCAACATGCCCCTCACCATGCCTGCGCTCTTCGTCTTCCTGGAGATGAAGGACTACGTACCTGGTGCCTGGGCAG ATCTCACTGTGGCCCTCGCCAACCCCATCAAGTTCTTCAGTGCCCATGACAAGAGGTCTGTGAAGCTCAAGGACATCATGGGAGGGCTGCCTGAG AAGCCCTTCCCACTGGCGAGTCCAGTTGCCAGCCAGGTCAATGGTGCGTTGGCCCCAAGGAGCAATGGGTCACCAG AGCCACGGACCGCCAGCCTGGAGGAGCTCCGGGAGCTAAAGGGCGTCGTGAAGCTGCAGCGGCGGCACGAGAAGGAGCTGCGGGAGTTGGAGCGGCGCGGAGCGCGGCGCTGGGAGGAGCTGCTGCAGCGGGGCGCGGCGCAGCTGGCCGAGCTCGGGCCACGGGGCGCGGGGGGTGGCGGGGCCGGCAAGCTCGGCCCGGGCAAAGGCTCTCGCAAGAAGAG GAGCCTGCCTTGCGAGGAGAGCGCCGGAGCCGCGCCGGGCGAGAGCCCTGAGGGCATGGACGCGCGCGTGCGGGAGCTGAAGgacaggctggagctggagctgctgcGGCAGGGCGAGGAGCAGTACGAGTGCGTTCTGAAGCGCAAGGAGCAGCACGCGGCCGAG CAAATCTCCAAAATGATGGAGCTGGCCAGAGAGAAACAGGCGGCAGAGCTGAAGGCCCTGAAGGAGACGGCGGAGAT CGACAccaaagagatgaagaaaaagctGGAGACCAAGAGACTGGAGCGGATCCAGGGCATGACCAAAGTCACCGCAGATAAGATGGCCCAGGAGAG GTTGAAGAGAGAGATTAACAGCTCCCACATCCAGGAAGTAGTGCAGGTGATCAAGCAG ATGACAGAGAACTTGGAGAAGCACCAGGAGAAGCTGGAAGAGAAGCAGGCTGCTTGCCTGGAACAGATACGGGAGATGGAAAAGCAG TTCCAGAAGGAGGCGCTGGCAGAGTACGAGGCCAGGATGAagggtctggaggcagaggtgaagGAGTCGGTGAGGGCCTGCTTCAGGACCTGCTTTCCCTCTGAGACCAAGGACAAGCCTGAGAGGGACTGCGAGTGCCCCCCAGAGCTGTGTGAGCAGGACCCAGTCGTAGCAAAGACAGATGTCCAGGAGAGCCGCCTTTGA
- the PLCB2 gene encoding 1-phosphatidylinositol 4,5-bisphosphate phosphodiesterase beta-2, which produces MSLLNPVLLPPRVKAYLSQGERFIKWDDETTIASPVILRVDPKGYYLYWTYQSKEMEFLDITSIRDTRFGKFAKMPKSQKLRDVFNMDFPDNSFLLKTLTVVSGPDMVDLTFHNFVSYKENVGKVWAEDILALVKHPLTANASRSTFLDKILVKLKMQLNSEGKIPVKNFFQMFPADRKRVEAALSACHLPKGKNDAINPEDFPEPVYKSFLMSLCPRPEINEIFTSYHAKAKPYMTKEHLTKFINQKQRDSRLNSLLFPPARPDQVQGLIDKYEPSGINVQRGQLSPEGMVWFLCGPENSVLAQDKLLLHHDMTQPLNHYFINSSHNTYLTAGQFSGLSSAEMYRQVLLSGCRCVELDCWKGKPPDEEPIITHGFTMTTDIFFKEAIEAIAESAFKTSPYPIILSFENHVDSPRQQAKMAEYCRTIFGDMLLTEPLEKFPLKPGVPLPSPEDLRGKILIKNKKNQFSSPTSSSKDPGGEAEGSSPRSAPAGEGTVWAGEEGTELEDEEVEEEEEEESGNLDEEEIKKMQSDEGTAGLEVTAYEEMSSLVNYIQPTKFISFEFSAQKNRSYVISSFTELKAYDLLSKASVQFVDYNKRQMSRIYPKGTRMDSSNYMPQMFWNAGCQMVALNFQTMDLPMQQNMAVFEFNGQSGYLLKHEFMRRPDKQFNPFSVDRIDVVVATTLSITVISGQFLSERSVRTYVEVELFGLPGDPKRRYRTKLSPSTNSINPVWKEEPFVFEKILVPELASLRVAVMEEGNKFLGHRIIPINALNSGYHHLCLHSESNMPLTMPALFVFLEMKDYVPGAWADLTVALANPIKFFSAHDKRSVKLKDIMGGLPEKPFPLASPVASQVNGALAPRSNGSPAARAWAREEAMKEVAEPRTASLEELRELKGVVKLQRRHEKELRELERRGARRWEELLQRGAAQLAELGPRGAGGGGAGKLGPGKGSRKKRSLPCEESAGAAPGESPEGMDARVRELKDRLELELLRQGEEQYECVLKRKEQHAAEQISKMMELAREKQAAELKALKETAEIDTKEMKKKLETKRLERIQGMTKVTADKMAQERLKREINSSHIQEVVQVIKQMTENLEKHQEKLEEKQAACLEQIREMEKQFQKEALAEYEARMKGLEAEVKESVRACFRTCFPSETKDKPERDCECPPELCEQDPVVAKTDVQESRL; this is translated from the exons AGCCAGAAGCTCCGGGACGTCTTCAACATGGACTTTCCTGACAACAGCTTCCTGCTGAAGACGCTCACCGTGGTGTCTGGCCCGGACATGGTGGACCTCACCTTCCACAACTTCGTCTCCTACAAGGAGAACGTGGGCAAG GTCTGGGCTGAGGACATACTGGCCCTAGTCAAGCATCCGCTGACGGCCAACGCCTCCCGCAGCACCTTCCTGGACAAGAT CCTCGTGAAGCTCAAGATGCAGCTCAACTCTGAAGGGAAGATTCCAGTGAAGAA CTTTTTCCAGATGTTTCCTGCTGACCGCAAGCGGGTGGAAGCTGCTCTCAGTGCCTGCCACCTCCCTAAAGGCAAG AATGACGCCATCAATCCTGAGGACTTCCCAGAACCTGTCTACAAGAGTTTCCTCATGAGCCTCTGTCCTCGGCCAGAAATAAATGAGATCTTCACTTCTTA CCATGCTAAGGCCAAACCCTACATGACGAAGGAGCACTTGACCAAATTCATCAACCAGAAACAGCGGGACTCCCGGCTTAACTCCCTGCTGTTCCCGCCAGCACGGCCTGACCAGGTGCAGGGCCTCATCGACAAGTATGAGCCCAGTGGCATCAATGTGCAGAGGG GCCAGTTGTCACCTGAGGGCATGGTCTGGTTTCTCTGTGGGCCAGAGAACAGTGTGCTGGCCCAGGACAAGCTGCTGCTCCACCACGACATGACACAGCCACTCAATCATTACTTCATCAACTCGTCCCACAACACCTACCTGACAG CCGGCCAGTTCTCAGGCCTCTCCTCGGCTGAGATGTACCGCCAGGTGCTGCTGTCCGGCTGCCGTTGCGTGGAGCTAGATTGCTGGAAGGGGAAACCCCCTGACGAAGAGCCCATTATCACCCACGGCTTCACCATGACCACAGACATCTTCTTCAAA GAAGCAATTGAGGCTATTGCAGAAAGCGCCTTTAAGACCTCCCCGTATCCTATCATCCTGTCGTTTGAGAACCATGTGGACTC ACCCCGCCAGCAGGCTAAGATGGCTGAGTATTGCCGGACGATCTTTGGGGATATGCTGCTCACAGAGCCCCTGGAAAAGTTCCCA CTGAAACCAGGTgtccccctgcccagccctgagGATCTCAGGGGCAAGATCCTCATCAAGAACAAGAAGAACCAGTTTTCCAGCCCCACCTCCTCCAGTAAGGATcctggtggggaggctgagggcagcAGCCCACGCAGTGCCCCTGCAGGTGAGGGCACAG TGTGGGCTGGCGAGGAAGGGACTGAGCTGGAGGACgaggaggtggaagaggaagaggaggaggagtcaGGAAACCTGGACGAAGAAGAGATTAAGAAGATGCAGTCGGATGAG GGCACAGCGGGCCTGGAAGTGACGGCTTATGAGGAGATGTCCAGCCTAGTCAATTACATTCAGCCCACCAAGTTCATCTCCTTTGAGTTCTCTGCTC AAAAGAACCGAAGTTATGTCATCTCGTCCTTCACAGAACTCAAGGCATATGACCTGCTCTCCAAGGCCTCGGTGCAGTTTGTGGA TTACAACAAGCGCCAGATGAGCCGCATTTACCCCAAGGGAACCCGCATGGACTCCTCCAACTACATGCCCCAGATGTTCTGGAATGCTGGATGCCAGATGGTTGCCCTCAACTTCCAGACGATGG ACTTGCCCATGCAGCAGAACATGGCAGTGTTTGAGTTCAATGGGCAGAGCGGCTACCTCCTCAAGCACGAGTTCATGCGCCGGCCGGACAAGCAGTTCAACCCCTTCTCAGTGGACCGCATCGACGTGGTGGTGGCCACCACCCTTTCTATCACG GTGATCTCTGGGCAGTTCCTGTCAGAACGCAGTGTGCGCACCTATGTGGAAGTGGAGCTGTTTGGCCTTCCTGGGGACCCCAAGAGGCGCTACCGAACTAAGCTGTCACCCAGTACCAATTCCATCAATCCTGTCTGGAAGGAGGAGCCCTTTGTCTTTGAGAAG ATCTTGGTGCCTGAGCTGGCCTCTCTCAGGGTGGCTGTGATGGAGGAAGGCAACAAGTTTCTTGGACACCGCATCATCCCCATCAATGCCCTAAATTCTG GGTACCACCACCTGTGCCTACACAGTGAGAGCAACATGCCCCTCACCATGCCTGCGCTCTTCGTCTTCCTGGAGATGAAGGACTACGTACCTGGTGCCTGGGCAG ATCTCACTGTGGCCCTCGCCAACCCCATCAAGTTCTTCAGTGCCCATGACAAGAGGTCTGTGAAGCTCAAGGACATCATGGGAGGGCTGCCTGAG AAGCCCTTCCCACTGGCGAGTCCAGTTGCCAGCCAGGTCAATGGTGCGTTGGCCCCAAGGAGCAATGGGTCACCAG CAGCCAGGGCCTGGGCCAGGGAAGAGGCTATGAAAGAAGTTGCGG AGCCACGGACCGCCAGCCTGGAGGAGCTCCGGGAGCTAAAGGGCGTCGTGAAGCTGCAGCGGCGGCACGAGAAGGAGCTGCGGGAGTTGGAGCGGCGCGGAGCGCGGCGCTGGGAGGAGCTGCTGCAGCGGGGCGCGGCGCAGCTGGCCGAGCTCGGGCCACGGGGCGCGGGGGGTGGCGGGGCCGGCAAGCTCGGCCCGGGCAAAGGCTCTCGCAAGAAGAG GAGCCTGCCTTGCGAGGAGAGCGCCGGAGCCGCGCCGGGCGAGAGCCCTGAGGGCATGGACGCGCGCGTGCGGGAGCTGAAGgacaggctggagctggagctgctgcGGCAGGGCGAGGAGCAGTACGAGTGCGTTCTGAAGCGCAAGGAGCAGCACGCGGCCGAG CAAATCTCCAAAATGATGGAGCTGGCCAGAGAGAAACAGGCGGCAGAGCTGAAGGCCCTGAAGGAGACGGCGGAGAT CGACAccaaagagatgaagaaaaagctGGAGACCAAGAGACTGGAGCGGATCCAGGGCATGACCAAAGTCACCGCAGATAAGATGGCCCAGGAGAG GTTGAAGAGAGAGATTAACAGCTCCCACATCCAGGAAGTAGTGCAGGTGATCAAGCAG ATGACAGAGAACTTGGAGAAGCACCAGGAGAAGCTGGAAGAGAAGCAGGCTGCTTGCCTGGAACAGATACGGGAGATGGAAAAGCAG TTCCAGAAGGAGGCGCTGGCAGAGTACGAGGCCAGGATGAagggtctggaggcagaggtgaagGAGTCGGTGAGGGCCTGCTTCAGGACCTGCTTTCCCTCTGAGACCAAGGACAAGCCTGAGAGGGACTGCGAGTGCCCCCCAGAGCTGTGTGAGCAGGACCCAGTCGTAGCAAAGACAGATGTCCAGGAGAGCCGCCTTTGA